The following is a genomic window from Serratia ficaria.
TTCCTGTTCCACGGCACGCGCACCACCACGGTCGACAAGCCGGAAACCAAGACCTTTAAAGACGGCGAGAAGGTCACCATCACCAACGGGCGAACATCGGATATTACCAGCGGCGGGGAAACGGTGAAGGTGAAGGGAAAACGCTACGCCGAGACGATCGGAGAAGAGGAACACCACGTTTCGGAAAAGGTGACCCGCAAATATGGCGCCGGGATGGATGCTTTCCTCACCGGGGATCGCTATGACAAAGTGGACGGGAATCGTCATAATGTCGTCACCCAGGACGTCAAAGACGAACTTCAGGGAAACCTGACTCAAACCGTGACCAAGAACGTGGATACTGATATTCAGGGCACCTGGACCCAGAAGGTCAAAGGTGGCGTATCTATCACCTCGCCGAAAATGATCACCATCGACAGTGCGGAAAAGGTGAGCATCAAGACGCCGCATGCTTTTGAATACAAAGATCACAAAGAGACCGCTTCGATGTTTTCTTTTGATTTCACCGCGGCGAAAGTCGTTACGGAAGGATTTTCGATGAGCGTAACGGCTGGAGGGAAAATAGGCTTGACCAATATGAAGTTCGATAAAACGGCCTTTGATCTTGCAACCAGCGAAGGGCGGGCGTCATTTGCCAGCGCTCTGGCGCAGTATGGACAAATGATGGCATCGGTCTATGGTATGACAATGTTTATGTGAGGGACGCATCGATGAAGTTTGCGATCATTATTTCCATTATTCTTTTTGCCGGCGCCATCGCCTATATTGCCTATCTTTTCCAACGCGACCATAAGATCCAGTCGCAGGGGCGGGACGTGCAGGCGCGGGTGGAGGAGGTTCGCTACCTCAGCGCCAATGATAACGGCACCACCAACATAAAATACCGGCTGTCATGGCATGAAAACGGCGTCACCAAGCAGGTTGAAGGCAAAGAGACCATCCCCGCCTTTTACTCCTCGAAGGTGCAGAAAGGCTGCGAGGTGGATATCAAGTACCTGGACGATGATCATATCCAGTTTGTGTTTGATAAATAAGAATAAGGCGAGGCTCCCCGGGTAACGGGATAACGCCGCATTTTGCCCCGCCATAACGGCTCTTTGCAGGTTCCCGGTCAGCCCGGCGATCGGCGGAGAGCCGTTTTCATATCGGCGCCGCGCGCCGCCACCCCGCAGGCGATCCGCTTGAAATCGTCCCCGCATCGGCCTCTTTCCTTCTGGGCGCATTCGCCGCTCGCGATGACATCGCCTAATCAAGGGCGCACTATTGTTAAACATTCCTTGGCTGATGGCCGCGTATCAAGCGCATTTAACCCATAAATATACTATGTGTTTTTAACGTGTTGTTTATAATTGTAATTTCTCTATTTCCGTTGATTGTTTTTGATTTTAACAGGGCATTTGAGAGCTGGGTCACACTATTTTTTTATGTGAATTGTGAAGAGGGTCAATCCGGCAGGTCAAGGATAGACGATTCCAGTGGCCGATGGCTTACCGGTCCGCTGCCGCGCCTCCGTATACTGGCGGTAACCAGGGCAACGTAACGGAAATTTCATAAGGAATGTGCGTGAGGCAATCGTGATTGCATCTGGCATACAAATGACATGGGGTTTTTTGATTATCTTGAGGTGCTTGGTATGGAAAAGAAAAAAATCTATCTGTTTTGTTCTGCCGGTATGTCCACTTCCCTGCTGGTTTCAAAAATGAAAGCGCAGGCCGAGAAATACGAAGTGCCGGTGATCATCGCCGCCTATCCGGAGGCGCTGGCCGCGGAAAAAGGGGTTGAGGCGGATTTAATCCTGCTGGGGCCGCAGATAGCCTATACGTTGCCGGAAGTGCAAAAACAGTTGCCGAACAAGCCCGTTGAAGTGATTGATCCTCTTCTGTACGGCAAGGTCGATGGCCTGGGCGTGCTGAAGGCGGCGGTTGCCGCCATCAAGAAAGCCAACCAGTAAGGGGGCCGCCGTGAATACCTTAATTGCCTCGCTTGAGAAGGTGATACTGCCTTTTGCCGTCAAAATCGGCAAGCAGCCCCACGTCAACGCCATCAAAAACGGTTTTATCCGCTTGATGCCGCTGACGCTGACCGGCGCGATGTTCGTGTTGATCAACAACGTGTTTCTGAGTTTTGGCGAAGGCTCCTTCTTCTTTTCGTTGGGGGTGCGCCTCGACGCTTCCACCATTGAAACGCTGAACGGGCTGAAGAGCATCGGCGGCAGCGTCTACAACGGTACGCTGGGCATTATGTCGCTGATGACGCCGTTCTTTATCGGCATGGCGCTGGCGGAAGAGCGCAAGGTCGATCCGCTGGCGGCCGCGCTGCTGGCGGTGGCGGCTTTCATGACCGTGACGCCGTTCAGCGTGGGTGAAGCCTATGCGGTCGGCGCCAACTGGCTGGGTGGCGCCAACATTATCTCCGGTATGGTGATCGGCCTGGCGGTCGCCGAGATGTTCACCTTTATCGTGCGGCGCAACTGGGTGATCAGCTTGCCGGACAGCGTGCCGGCCTCGGTCTCGCGCTCGTTCTCGGCGCTGATCCCCGGCTTTGTCATCCTCTCCATTATGGGGGTGATCGCCTACTGCCTGCAGCTGTGGGGCACCAACTTTCACCAGATCATCATGGACAGCATCTCGGCGCCGCTGGCGAAGATGGGCAGCGTGGTGGGCTGGGTGTACGTGATGTTCTCCTCGCTGCTGTGGTTCTTCGGGGTGCACGGCTCGATGGCGCTGGCGGCGCTGGACAGCGGCATCATGACGCCGTTCGCGCTGGAAAACGTCGAGCTGTACAACAAGTACGGTTCGGTCGAGGCCGCGGTGGCCGCCGGCAAAGAGTTCCACATGTGGGCCAAGCCGTTCGTCGATTCCTATATTTATCTGGGCGGCACCGGTTCGACGCTGGGGCTGATCATCGCCATCTTCATCGCCTCGCGCCGGGAAGACTATCGCCAGGTGGCCAAGCTGGCTACGCCGTCGGGCATCTTCCAGATCAACGAACCCATTCTGTTCGGCCTGCCGGTGATCATGAACCCGGTGATGTTTATCCCGTTCATTCTGGTGCAGCCGGTATTGACCATCATCACCACGCTGGCGTACTACACCGGGCTGATCCCGCCGATCACCAATATCGCTCCCTGGACCATGCCGGTCGGGCTTGGCGCGTTCTTCAACACCAACGGCAGCATCGTCGCCATGTTGCTGAGCTTCTTCAACCTGGCGGTGGCCACCGTGATTTACCTGCCGTTCGTGATGATCTCCAACAAGGCGCAGAGCCAGATCGATGAGGCGACCGAAAGCGAAGAAGACATCGCCAGGGCGCTGAAATTCTAACTGTCAGCGCGGGGCGACGCTGCCGCCCCGCTTGAGGATGCGTGGATGAACTATCAATTTGCCGATGATTTTTGGTGGGGAAGCGCCACTTCCGCGCCGCAGTCTGAAGGCGCGGCCGCACGGGGCGGCAAGAGCCGCAACGTCTTCGACTACTGGTACGAGACAGCTCCCGAGCGATTTCATCGCCGGGTGGGGCCCGCCGAAACCTCGACTTTTTATGATCGTTTCCGCGACGACATCGGTTTGTTGAAAACCCTGGGCCACAACAGCTTCAGAACCTCCCTCTCCTGGTCCCGACTGATCCCGGGCGGCGACGGCGAGGTAAATCCGCAGGCGGTGGCTTTTTACAATCAGCTGATCGACGGCCTGCTGGCGCAGGGCATTGCTCCCTTTATCAACCTCTATCATTTCGATATGCCCTGGTGCATGCAGCAACGAGGCGGTTGGGAAAGCCGGGAGGTGGTCGAGGCCTATGGCCGCTATGCCGGGATCTGTTTCCGCCTGTTCGGCGATCGGGTGACTCACTGGTTTACCTTCAACGAACCGATCGTGCCGGTTGAAGCCGGTTACCTCAACGACCTGCACTATCCCTGCGTGGTGGATTTCAAACGGGCGGTGACGGTGGCTTACCACAGCCTGCTGGCGCACGCGCTGGCGGTCAGCCATTACCGGGCGCTGGGGCTGCCGGGGACGATCGGGATTATTCTGAACCTGAGCCCGACCTACCCGCGCTCGGACTCGAAGGAAGATCGGCAGGCCGCGCACCATGCCGATCTGCTGCTCAACAAAAGCTTCCTCGATCCGGTTACCAAAGGGCGCTATCCGGCGGCGCTGCTGGCGCTGCTGGAACGGCACGGGCTGCTGCCGCACTGCCAACCGCAGGACGCGCAGCTGATCGCCGCCGGCACGGTGGATCTGCTGGGCGTCAATTACTATCAGCCGCGCAGGGTCATGGCGAAAGAGGGCTATCGGCCTGAGGATCCGGTCGCGCTGCCGGAAGATCTGTTCAGTTACTACGAGATGCCGGGCCGCAAAATCAACCCGCACCGCGGCTGGGAAATTTATGAAAAGGGGCTGTACGACATTCTGATGGATTTGAAAGAGAACTACGGCAATGTGCCCTGTTATATTTCGGAGAACGGCATGGGGGTCGAGGGGGAAGAGGCCTTCATCGGCGCCGATGGCCGGGTGGCGGACGATTATCGCATCGATTTCATCCGCGATCATTTGCAATGGCTGCACCGGGCGTTGCAAGAAGGTTCGAACTGCAAAGGCTACCATTTATGGACCTTTATCGATT
Proteins encoded in this region:
- a CDS encoding PTS sugar transporter subunit IIB codes for the protein MEKKKIYLFCSAGMSTSLLVSKMKAQAEKYEVPVIIAAYPEALAAEKGVEADLILLGPQIAYTLPEVQKQLPNKPVEVIDPLLYGKVDGLGVLKAAVAAIKKANQ
- the chbC gene encoding PTS N,N'-diacetylchitobiose transporter subunit IIC — translated: MNTLIASLEKVILPFAVKIGKQPHVNAIKNGFIRLMPLTLTGAMFVLINNVFLSFGEGSFFFSLGVRLDASTIETLNGLKSIGGSVYNGTLGIMSLMTPFFIGMALAEERKVDPLAAALLAVAAFMTVTPFSVGEAYAVGANWLGGANIISGMVIGLAVAEMFTFIVRRNWVISLPDSVPASVSRSFSALIPGFVILSIMGVIAYCLQLWGTNFHQIIMDSISAPLAKMGSVVGWVYVMFSSLLWFFGVHGSMALAALDSGIMTPFALENVELYNKYGSVEAAVAAGKEFHMWAKPFVDSYIYLGGTGSTLGLIIAIFIASRREDYRQVAKLATPSGIFQINEPILFGLPVIMNPVMFIPFILVQPVLTIITTLAYYTGLIPPITNIAPWTMPVGLGAFFNTNGSIVAMLLSFFNLAVATVIYLPFVMISNKAQSQIDEATESEEDIARALKF
- a CDS encoding glycoside hydrolase family 1 protein produces the protein MNYQFADDFWWGSATSAPQSEGAAARGGKSRNVFDYWYETAPERFHRRVGPAETSTFYDRFRDDIGLLKTLGHNSFRTSLSWSRLIPGGDGEVNPQAVAFYNQLIDGLLAQGIAPFINLYHFDMPWCMQQRGGWESREVVEAYGRYAGICFRLFGDRVTHWFTFNEPIVPVEAGYLNDLHYPCVVDFKRAVTVAYHSLLAHALAVSHYRALGLPGTIGIILNLSPTYPRSDSKEDRQAAHHADLLLNKSFLDPVTKGRYPAALLALLERHGLLPHCQPQDAQLIAAGTVDLLGVNYYQPRRVMAKEGYRPEDPVALPEDLFSYYEMPGRKINPHRGWEIYEKGLYDILMDLKENYGNVPCYISENGMGVEGEEAFIGADGRVADDYRIDFIRDHLQWLHRALQEGSNCKGYHLWTFIDCWSWLNAYKNRYGLVRLELASQRRTIKKSGYWFAETARQNGFD